CCACATCCTCAGATGTGAGTTCCGTCGACTGGTACTCTTTGAACCAGAACATCGGCGCAGCCTCTTCCAGGGTCTTACCTGCCGCAGCTAGGATAGCGTCCCGCAATGCACGGGACTGTGTCGTCTTACCGCCGTTTTCTGTGGTGTCGCTGCTGTTGAGCGGATCGCCGACACTGTGGATGATGGCGAACGGTTTTCCCGCCAGCAACGCCGCGAAGTCCGCATCCACATCCTCCGCAGTCACGGATGTGCTGTCCGGATCGTCCACAAATTCTTGCGCGATGCTGCCCGAGAGCGAAACGGCCGCGGCAAAGAAATCCGAATACGCCGCATAGGTCCGCTGGACATTCTTACCGCCCATCGATTTGCCGATCAGGTACACGCGCTTGGGGTCGACGAGTCCCCGGTCGATCATCCGCTGGATCAGTGCGATGGACTGCTCCGTCGTCACCCACTGGTTTTCAATGGCGTCGCCCGCGTCCGGCACCGATTCGTTTTGCGTCGTGTATACAGGCGCCAGCACATAGGCCGGGTTCGCGTCCTCTTCCGCGAAAGCCACGGCCATCCGGTTCGCGTACAGGACACCCTGGTCGCCGGAACCGTGCATCACCAGAACCAACGGTTTGGGCTCAATGCCCGTCACATTGCTTCCATCGTACGCAACGGTACCCTCCGGGGAATAGAGGTAGTAATCGAATTCCCCTTCGTTCTTCGCGGAGACCTGTACGAAGTCGTCGGCCACTGCGGCTGTGGTGTCGCCGGCCTTCTCCCTATCGATCGTAAAGTCAATTTCGCCGTTTGCGCTCTTCACTGTGAAGTCCTTCACGTAGTAATACTTCTTAAATCCGCCAAATGTCTCATCCACGCCACTGGCCGGATCACCCGGCGTCAGATAGCCCTTGATGGGCGCCAGCGTGAGCGTCAGCTTCTTGCCGTCCACCGCGACGCCCGTGATGGTCGCCTCGAACGGGACCGTGGTGTCCGTCCGGTACTCACCGCTGGATAGCTGCCGACTGCTGTAGTTGTAAGTGTTGCCGGTGATCTTGGAACCCACGAAATCCGCCGGGGCGTCGATGCCGTCCAAGGCGTCCTCGTCGTTCACATAGATCTCAAGGGTGTCTATCGTGTGCCCACGCGGCGGCGTATGGGTGTTCACGCGGATGTAGTCGATGTTGCTGTTGATGCCGCCCCGCTTCTGGGCAAACATCCACGCGAAGTGCCGGGGGTCCTCCATGCTCATGATCTCATTGTCGTGCGGCTTCTCGATGCCGTGCGCGAGCATCTCTTCCGGCGTGTACTTCGTCAGCTTCGCCTTGTAACTGCCGGCTGCCACCAGCGCGTCATAGTAGTTTTGGCTTTCTACAACCAGAGGATCCTTTTCGCCGACGATGAACCAGGCCGGCAGATCCTTCAGCACAGCTGCCACGTCCGCGTAAGTGTAAGTACCGGCCTGGTTTGCTGCGGCTGTACCGCACAACGGCATCATGGCCGCGAAGAAATCCGGATGCAGATGGGCGATCTTGATCGTGTTACCGCCGCCCATCGATTTGCCCTCGATGTACACGCGGTCTGGATCGACCAGCCCGTCGCCAATCATCTCCTCAATCAGCGCGATGGTTTTTACGATGACCTCGTCCTGAATCTCACCGGTGCTCACGGCGCTGTTGTTTGGCATCTGCGGGTAGACAGGCGACAGGACATAGGCGGCCTGCACATCCTGCTCCGCCCACGCGAGCGCCACCCGGTTGGCCAGCGTCGACATGTGGTCGCCGGAGCCATGGTTCGAAAGTACCAACGGCAGCGGGGCGACCGCGTCGGGGTCCGACGGCGTGTAGAGGAAGTAATTGAAATCGGTCACATCCGCACCGCTCTTCACCGTTTTGACATAGACAAACTCGTCCGCCGTCGGCGTGACAACCGTCACGGCGCTGTTGTCAAAGCTGCCGTAGGATGTCGGCGTCTGCTGGTTGGTGAAGGAGAGCGCCGGCAGGGCGGCACAGGTGAGGGTGTAGTCTTGCACGTAGTACAGCTTGTAATTCACGTCGGTTTCTTCATTGGCGGTATCTTGGTCGGTCGTCACATGTGGAGCCACCGAGATCGTGACAGTGTCTTCTTCCACCGCGACGTCTGTCACCTCGAAGGCAAAGGGAACGATATTGCTCTGCCGGTAGGCCATCGGGTCCGCGAAATCCGCGCCCACAAACTTGCCGTCCCAAGCACTGGTGTGCCCTTCCAGTACAAAGTCCTCCACGGTGAGCTCGTCCTCCAAAATTTCGGGATCGTCCACCGTGATCACAATGGTCTCTATCTTCTGGCCGTCGCCGTGCACCGCAGCGTTCACCACAATGCTCGTCAGGTCGTCGGGCGTCTCGGGCTGCAGGCGCCAGCGCGCCGTGAACGCGGCAGGACCGGTGATCGCAACCACATCACTCGCATCGTGCAACCGGCCGTCGTCGCCGGACCACGCCACAAAGTCATAGCCGTCCCTAGTCGGCGCCGGCAATTCCTCTGTTTCGCCTTCCGTTTTATACACCAGTTCCATCCCATGCTCCAGTTCCCTAGCCGGGATGTCCAGGAGGTATTTCACAGGATAATTCTGCAGCCATTTCGCATAGAGGACCGTGTCGGCCGTGTCGACCGTGTCGACAAAATCCCAAGGTGTCGTACCCGCCGCGTCTGTGTACCAGCCATCGAAGGTATACCCGTGTCTTGTGGGCGCCGCCGGCTCAGTCACAGTCGCGGCCGCCGTCACCTCCGCGGCCTGGACAAATGAACCGCCCTGACTGTTGAAGGTTACACCGAACTTCCCCCCCTCGACAACCGTCCACGTCGCCACCAATGTGACGTCCCCCGTGACGGGGTCCGCGTCCACATCGAACACACCGCCGTTCACCGTTCCAAGATTCCACGATGCAAAGAGAGAGCCTGCCTTGGTGGGTGGCGTGACAGCGCCGACACGGCCACCCACGCGGACGGTCTGGGCAGCAACAGCGCCCGTGCCGCCGTTTATGTCAAACGTGACGGTGGCCGTCTCGCTCGTCTTGCCAAACAGCCAGTCGATAGGCTTCACGGTTCCGGATGTCGGAGTCGTCACGCCACCGACCAGCTCGGTCGTGACATCTGGATCTTCATAATTCCCCAAAACCTCCGGCAGGTTCTGCAGCGGGCGCAGCCAGATCCAGTGGTCGTTGTAATCGTTGTCGCCGTCGTTTTCCACACCGTCGACCTGGTCAGGGTGCGTGTAGAGCACTTCCCGCACATCCAGCTGTTTCAGTGCTTCGATCGTATTCCACGTTGAGGGCTGACGCACCGTGGGATCGTCCTCAGCCTGATAGAACCACAGGGGGATACCTTTGATGGACGCCAGCTCGGCGTCGCTTATCAGCCTGTCGACACCCTCACGGAAATAGGACAAAGACGGGCAGTCCACGATGGCGCCCGCGAAGGGCACTGCCCCAGCAGTGTTCTCGGAGTAGATAAGTTGGGACAGCGTCTGCGCGCCGCCG
This portion of the Oscillospiraceae bacterium genome encodes:
- a CDS encoding InlB B-repeat-containing protein, which produces MKKAGKRALSLGLCLALVLSVLTLGMISFAAPPDGASLDAVVITQVFEYGQEAIAVAIDLGEEKTVTLTSLPTESFSVTARTTFEGAVKYEGERTVTSAYLSATEDAGTPALTGRYLILELKHGFELTLVEDGEQATTLTYEGRNKSLDLEYVITVEAAVEGTGLVADGVYANPAGPSGVRNRVVDEFEDGEHEGLHYKLYSPDSAAGDASKPMVLWLHGGGEGTYKNAEGEEVYSGAQILANMGGVGWVEAARADPNLDAYVLAPQGDIKGTMTAGGWDWGSTKTDDARIDALLKDLIADEDLFIDEARIYVSGCSNGGAQTLSQLIYSENTAGAVPFAGAIVDCPSLSYFREGVDRLISDAELASIKGIPLWFYQAEDDPTVRQPSTWNTIEALKQLDVREVLYTHPDQVDGVENDGDNDYNDHWIWLRPLQNLPEVLGNYEDPDVTTELVGGVTTPTSGTVKPIDWLFGKTSETATVTFDINGGTGAVAAQTVRVGGRVGAVTPPTKAGSLFASWNLGTVNGGVFDVDADPVTGDVTLVATWTVVEGGKFGVTFNSQGGSFVQAAEVTAAATVTEPAAPTRHGYTFDGWYTDAAGTTPWDFVDTVDTADTVLYAKWLQNYPVKYLLDIPARELEHGMELVYKTEGETEELPAPTRDGYDFVAWSGDDGRLHDASDVVAITGPAAFTARWRLQPETPDDLTSIVVNAAVHGDGQKIETIVITVDDPEILEDELTVEDFVLEGHTSAWDGKFVGADFADPMAYRQSNIVPFAFEVTDVAVEEDTVTISVAPHVTTDQDTANEETDVNYKLYYVQDYTLTCAALPALSFTNQQTPTSYGSFDNSAVTVVTPTADEFVYVKTVKSGADVTDFNYFLYTPSDPDAVAPLPLVLSNHGSGDHMSTLANRVALAWAEQDVQAAYVLSPVYPQMPNNSAVSTGEIQDEVIVKTIALIEEMIGDGLVDPDRVYIEGKSMGGGNTIKIAHLHPDFFAAMMPLCGTAAANQAGTYTYADVAAVLKDLPAWFIVGEKDPLVVESQNYYDALVAAGSYKAKLTKYTPEEMLAHGIEKPHDNEIMSMEDPRHFAWMFAQKRGGINSNIDYIRVNTHTPPRGHTIDTLEIYVNDEDALDGIDAPADFVGSKITGNTYNYSSRQLSSGEYRTDTTVPFEATITGVAVDGKKLTLTLAPIKGYLTPGDPASGVDETFGGFKKYYYVKDFTVKSANGEIDFTIDREKAGDTTAAVADDFVQVSAKNEGEFDYYLYSPEGTVAYDGSNVTGIEPKPLVLVMHGSGDQGVLYANRMAVAFAEEDANPAYVLAPVYTTQNESVPDAGDAIENQWVTTEQSIALIQRMIDRGLVDPKRVYLIGKSMGGKNVQRTYAAYSDFFAAAVSLSGSIAQEFVDDPDSTSVTAEDVDADFAALLAGKPFAIIHSVGDPLNSSDTTENGGKTTQSRALRDAILAAAGKTLEEAAPMFWFKEYQSTELTSEDVDVKPHDVEILCMEGDDFAALTGWLFTKQTTVTVTFNANGGSAVASQEVPYGGTLATPLPTPTRTNATFNHWYTTNSATPFDAAQILYEDVTLTANWTVSSSSSGGSPVTTYRVTFNSQGGSAVTAQTVTSGRAATKPADPTREGYTFDGWYTDAAGTTAYNFSTLVTASITLYAKWTADDGTDTTPNETPFADVAGHWGYEDIEYAYKAGWMNGTSANKFSPDIRTERGMIVTVLWRIEGSPAPTAAAPFDDVEAGAYYAQAVAWAAEHDVVNGVGGGLFAPLRQVTREQVATILYRYAQYKQYDVSAQGDLSAFPDATSVSGY